The following proteins are encoded in a genomic region of Sorangiineae bacterium MSr12523:
- a CDS encoding multicopper oxidase domain-containing protein, with protein sequence MNLRTFARISIWASMLGVSFVGCSGSNAEPDESNEPGTRTQAALTEETPFTNPLRIPPVMARSSTAGAAAATLAAYNLTIKTGTAQMRTGNPTPIVGFDGIFPGPTLVVERGETTTVTQTNAWTENVTIHNHGHKVAAESDGHPVDYITPGSSKVYTYPNDQPAGTFWYHDHTMDLTGAHVYNGLAGFYIIHDAAEDALNLPSGNYDIPLLLQDKQFNADNTLTYTSQVGGFLGNTPVVNGVANAVHNVANRKYRLRLLNGSDVRLWNLQLRAGTTPQTFQVISSDGGLLQAPVSTTSLSIAPGERYDIVVDFAPHAVGTSLSLFNTDATAPAISTLMQFTVDRTETDTSAVPSALASIRRYTEAESTGSANITLAFANGNWQLNGLTYDPARIDITSPSNAVRIWTLTNNSGAMHPFHKHLVEFNVLDINGQPPPAHENGLKDTIQVPGRGTVRIIFKNEGFTGTYVFHCHRLGHEDHRMMLQESVTP encoded by the coding sequence ATGAACCTACGTACATTTGCACGCATATCGATATGGGCAAGCATGCTCGGAGTGAGCTTCGTTGGATGTTCGGGCTCGAATGCCGAACCCGACGAATCCAATGAACCCGGTACGCGAACCCAAGCCGCCCTCACGGAGGAGACCCCGTTCACCAATCCATTGCGGATCCCGCCGGTGATGGCACGCTCGAGCACCGCGGGCGCGGCCGCCGCGACGCTGGCGGCTTACAACCTCACGATCAAGACGGGCACTGCGCAAATGAGGACGGGGAATCCGACCCCCATCGTGGGCTTCGATGGCATCTTTCCGGGTCCCACCCTCGTCGTGGAAAGGGGCGAAACGACGACGGTCACGCAAACCAACGCGTGGACCGAAAATGTCACGATCCACAACCATGGCCACAAAGTCGCCGCCGAGAGCGATGGCCACCCCGTCGATTACATCACCCCGGGCTCGTCGAAGGTCTACACCTATCCCAACGACCAACCTGCGGGCACGTTTTGGTACCACGACCACACCATGGATCTGACCGGCGCGCACGTCTACAACGGACTTGCCGGATTCTACATTATCCACGATGCCGCCGAGGATGCGCTCAACCTACCCTCTGGCAACTACGACATCCCCTTGCTGCTTCAAGACAAGCAATTCAACGCGGACAATACGCTCACCTACACCAGCCAAGTCGGCGGTTTTCTCGGCAACACGCCCGTGGTCAACGGCGTGGCCAATGCCGTCCACAACGTGGCCAACCGCAAATACCGTCTTCGCTTGTTGAATGGTTCGGATGTTCGCCTGTGGAATCTACAGCTCCGCGCCGGAACGACGCCCCAGACGTTCCAGGTCATCTCGTCCGATGGCGGGCTGCTGCAGGCACCGGTGAGCACCACGAGCCTGTCGATTGCCCCGGGCGAGCGTTACGACATCGTCGTCGATTTCGCGCCGCACGCCGTGGGCACCTCGCTGTCCTTGTTCAATACGGATGCCACGGCCCCGGCCATCTCGACACTGATGCAGTTCACGGTGGATCGCACCGAAACGGACACGAGCGCGGTACCGAGTGCCCTGGCGTCGATTAGGCGTTACACCGAGGCCGAGTCGACCGGGTCGGCCAATATTACGCTGGCGTTCGCGAATGGGAATTGGCAGCTCAATGGCCTAACCTACGATCCGGCGCGCATCGACATCACATCCCCGAGCAACGCCGTCCGCATCTGGACATTGACCAACAACTCGGGCGCCATGCATCCTTTCCACAAGCACCTGGTGGAATTCAATGTCCTCGATATCAATGGCCAACCACCGCCCGCCCATGAAAACGGCCTCAAGGACACCATCCAGGTCCCCGGCCGGGGCACCGTGCGAATCATCTTCAAGAACGAAGGGTTCACCGGAACCTACGTCTTTCACTGCCACCGGCTCGGGCACGAAGACCACCGCATGATGCTCCAGGAGAGCGTCACGCCGTAG
- a CDS encoding DUF695 domain-containing protein produces MTLRFFVAFLVCLSLSAVGCMPEAPAESPADAPEAESAPAPPVRSLDRWNLGQGNVQGHPTILRVRTGLARVAGDENYPTRVEIVADFLDPRDDGMPQPDDARALGPIEDEIVKQFDIRNEGLLAAVITGNGARTYILMSKRSNVDAAFAAVKVHAGGHELHLRVEADPAWKRFLELDAALRQR; encoded by the coding sequence ATGACCCTTCGATTCTTTGTCGCCTTCCTCGTGTGCCTCTCTCTTTCCGCCGTCGGATGCATGCCCGAGGCACCGGCCGAATCCCCTGCCGATGCTCCCGAGGCCGAGTCCGCGCCGGCGCCCCCCGTCCGCTCGTTGGATCGGTGGAACCTCGGGCAGGGAAATGTCCAGGGTCACCCCACGATTTTGCGCGTTCGAACGGGCCTCGCCCGGGTCGCCGGCGACGAGAATTACCCCACGCGCGTCGAAATCGTGGCCGACTTCCTCGACCCGCGAGACGACGGCATGCCGCAGCCGGATGACGCCCGCGCACTCGGCCCCATCGAGGACGAGATCGTCAAGCAGTTCGACATCCGAAACGAGGGCCTGCTCGCCGCCGTGATCACCGGCAATGGCGCGCGAACGTACATCCTCATGTCCAAACGAAGCAACGTGGACGCCGCGTTCGCCGCCGTGAAAGTGCATGCCGGCGGTCACGAACTGCACCTTCGCGTCGAGGCCGATCCTGCGTGGAAGCGATTCCTCGAGCTCGATGCGGCGTTGCGGCAACGCTGA